The DNA window GTGGACGGGGCGCCGGAATGCCAGCGACTCATCGCCGAGCCCCTCTCCAGCGAGCGGCTCTGGCACACGGACATCAGCAAGGACGGATACCTGCTCGCGGGGGCGGCAAGCGACGGCGTGCGACTCTGGGATCTCCAGCGGGGCAGACAGGTCGTCCACCTGCCGGGCCGCGACTGGAGAACCGTCTGGTTCACCCCAGATGACTCACTGATCACCAGCGGATGGCCAGGGGTGTACCGGCGGGACATCGGGTCCGGGGAGGCGGTCGACCCTCATGCCCGGCGACTGGGCGCCGCCGAGCGAATTCCTCACCTGCCGCAAGGTCCAACCGAGGGTTGTGCACTGAGCCGGGACGGGCACCTGATGGCTCTGGCCACGGCGGAAATGGTCGTGGTTCATGATCTCAAGGAGGACCGAGAGACGGCGCGAATTCCCTGCCCCGCCGGCCTGAGCCAGATCGCGCTCAGCCCGAACGGCAGGTGGTTGGCCTGGGCAACCTGGCACGGGACCGGCATTCGGGTCTTCGATCTCGACCGCAGCGGAGCCGACGACGGCCAGGCGGTCTTCTCGGAAAACGAGGCGGATTCGGGAGTGGGCTTCAGCCCGGACGGGAAGTGGCTGGTCACGGCCACCGGGACCGAGTACCAACTCCGGTCGGTCGGTGACTGGACTCCAAGGCAGCGCATCGCCAGAGAGTCCGGACCTGGCATCCCTGGGCCCCTGGCGTTCAATTCGAACGGCAGCATCCTTGCGGTAGTGCCCGCCTGGAACATCGTACGGTTGATCGACGTCTCCACCGGATACGAGCTGGCGAGCCTGGAGATGCCCGACGTGCACGAGCGAATTCAGACCCTGTCTTTCAGTCCTGACGACTCGCTCCTGGTGGTCGGCAGCGTTGCCCGCAAGCTGCATGTTTGGAACCTGCCACTGATTCGCGGGCGATTGGCGGCCATGGGGCTGGACTGGATGGCGACCTCTCCTCCTCTACCAGACTCCCCACCGGCCGAGCGGCCTCTCGCCATGTCCGGCCGCCAGTCTGCGGATCGGCGTGCGCCTCGGCCGGGGACCGCACCGCGGTGACGTCCCCGCGGGACCGGCGATCCACCGGGCGCAAAGCGCCGCCGCCCCCTCCGCATCCGGCGAATGAACGCCGCCGCCTGTGTGGGCCCCGGCCCGCCGACGGGTGCTGGGCTCGGACCCGTGAACCTGTGGGGATGAGCCACTCAATGGGCGGGGGGAACGCTGCAGAGGGTTGAGGCGACGGCCGGCCTACTCCGCATTCAGGATCAGCCGGAAGCCGTAGCCGGGGCCTCGGCTGCCTGGATGGTTGTAGTACCGGCTCGCCGCCCGGCTGTAGTACGCATGATTGAGCCAGCCGCCGCCGCGAAGGACTCGCTCCGCCCCGCCGGTCGGTCCGCGGGGGTTGTCCTTCGGGCTGCCGCTGTAGTAGTCGCCCGCGTACCAGTCGTTGCACCATTCCCAGACATTCCCCGCCATGTCATGCAGCCCGTAACCGTTCGCGGCAAAGTAGCCCACCGGGCTGGTCCCGCTGCCGAATGCCGGGTGATAGCCCCGCGTGGGACTGGTGTCATACACGTAGTTGGCCGAACTCCAGTAGTTCGCTCGAGCGTGCTGGATCTCGTCGCTGTCCGACCAGGGGAACCGGCGACCGGCCGCGCCGCCGCGGGCGGCTCGTTCCCATTCCGCCTCGGTCGGCAGCCGGTAACCGTCGCTGGAATTGCACTCCCCCGTCGACGGGTCGTAACACAACGGCCTGCTCTGCATGCCGCTTCGCCAGTTGGCGTACGCGGCCGAGCCGTGCCAGCTCACCATGACCATCGGGTGGTTGTCCTTGCCCGCCACCACACCGAACCTGAGGCCGTCCCAGGTGATCCCGCTGTAGGACGAACTCGTGACGGTGTCGCAGTAGAGGTTAATGGTTCCAACGCCGCTTCTGTAGACCGAGCCGCTGGTCACGGTGATGAGGTTGCCCTGCCCCTGGGCCCAGTTCAGGGCCTCGGCGAATTGCCGGTTGGTCACCGGGCAGCAATCCATGAAGAAAGCGTCGACGTGAATCCCGTGAACAGGTCGCTCGGTGGCCACCCCCTCGTTGAATGTGTCACCCATCTGAAACTCGCCACCGGGGATGAAAACCATGCCGGGCGGAATAGGACGCCTGTTCACCGACAGGTTCACCGCTCGGGTCGTGTCCCCGCTGTGGTTCGTGGCGTTGATCAAGCTCAGCGTGTCGCTGTGCGTGCCGACGGGCAGATCGCTCGCCCCGGCATTGAGCCAGACTTCTATGCTGTCCGAGCCCCTCCCGCCGAGCGTGCCGCCGGTTTTGGAGAGCGTGATCCACGCCTGGGTCTTCGCGGCCGTCCAGACGATCGGCAAGCCACCCGTGTTGGTCAGGAGGTAGGTCTTGCTGGACGGCGCGAACGGGCCACCCTGATCCCCTGTGCAGA is part of the Phycisphaerae bacterium genome and encodes:
- a CDS encoding SUMF1/EgtB/PvdO family nonheme iron enzyme, with product MARIRVNTGASLTPANFRCDVNGDGRINTLDMAIIRNNIGETGAICPPPPGVLSVAESEDFICTGDQGGPFAPSSKTYLLTNTGGLPIVWTAAKTQAWITLSKTGGTLGGRGSDSIEVWLNAGASDLPVGTHSDTLSLINATNHSGDTTRAVNLSVNRRPIPPGMVFIPGGEFQMGDTFNEGVATERPVHGIHVDAFFMDCCPVTNRQFAEALNWAQGQGNLITVTSGSVYRSGVGTINLYCDTVTSSSYSGITWDGLRFGVVAGKDNHPMVMVSWHGSAAYANWRSGMQSRPLCYDPSTGECNSSDGYRLPTEAEWERAARGGAAGRRFPWSDSDEIQHARANYWSSANYVYDTSPTRGYHPAFGSGTSPVGYFAANGYGLHDMAGNVWEWCNDWYAGDYYSGSPKDNPRGPTGGAERVLRGGGWLNHAYYSRAASRYYNHPGSRGPGYGFRLILNAE